A window from Rhea pennata isolate bPtePen1 chromosome 1, bPtePen1.pri, whole genome shotgun sequence encodes these proteins:
- the CPOX gene encoding oxygen-dependent coproporphyrinogen-III oxidase, mitochondrial, protein MAAAVQLLRGAAWGRPALAAAAAGRRALSSAPPSGTAGWGRRHSALAAAAAAGALGGLGLGLWRRRAALAAGEGELGKAEEEEEMRRLCQRFMAPPVSGPRELWRRRRDMRGRMELLIMETQAEVCRALAALDRGAAFAVNTWERKEGGGGISCVLQDGHVFEKAGVNVSVVFGHLSAEAAQQMKSRKTLKDKDGKLPFCAMGVSSVIHPKNPHVPTVHFNYRYFEIEEADGTKQWWFGGGTDLTPTYLNKEDAVHFHKTLKEACDKHDPKLYPKYKKWCDDYFYIKHRGERRGIGGIFFDDLDSPSKEEVFQFVQSCAKAIVPCYIPIVKKHCHDPFTPEEKLWQQLRRGRYVEFNLVYDRGTKFGLATPGSRIESILMSLPLTARWEYMHTPPENSREAEILEVLRNPKDWVH, encoded by the exons ATGGCCGCCGCTGTGCAGCTGCTCCGCGGGGCTGCCTGGGGCCGGcccgccctcgccgccgccgccgcgggccgccgtGCGCTGAGCTCCGCGCCGCCCTCGGGGACGGCGGGCTGGGGGCGGCGTCACTCGGCactggcggcggcggcggcggcgggggcgctgGGCGGactggggctggggctgtggcggcggcgggcggcgctggcggcgggggAAGGCGAGCTGGGGaaggcggaggaggaggaggagatgcgGCGGCTGTGCCAGCGGTTCATGGCGCCGCCGGTGAGCGGGCCGCGGGAGctgtggcggcggcggcgcgacATGCGGGGCCGCATGGAGCTGCTCATCATGGAGACGCAGGCGGAGGTGTGCCGCGCCCTGGCGGCGCTGGACCGCGGCGCCGCCTTCGCCGTCAACAcctgggagaggaaggaag gcggcggcggcatcAGCTGCGTGCTCCAGGACGGCCACGTCTTCGAGAAGGCAGGCGTCAACGTGTCCGTGGTGTTCGGGCACCTTTCCGCAGAAGCTGCGCAACagatgaaaagcaggaaaactcTGAAGGACAAAGACG GGAAACTGCCTTTTTGTGCTATGGGTGTAAGTTCTGTTATCCATCCAAAGAATCCTCATGTTCCAACTGTGCACTTCAACTACAGATACTTTGAAATTGAGGAAGCAGATG GGACTAAACAATGGTGGTTTGGTGGTGGCACTGACCTCACTCCGACTTACTTGAACAAAGAAGATGCTGTGCATTTTCACAAGACTTTGAAAGAAGCTTGTGATAAGCATGATCCAAAGCTGTATCCCAAGTACAAGAAATG GTGTGATGACTATTTCTATATCAAGCACCGTGGTGAACGAAGAGGGATTGGAGGCATATTCTTTGATGACCTGGACTCTCCCTCCAAAGAGGAAGTATTCCAGTTTGTGCAGAGTTGTGCCAAAGCCATCGTGCCTTGCTACATTCCCATTGTCAAGAAGCACTGCCATGACCCCTTCACGCCAGAGGAAAAGCTATGGCAGCAACTTCGCCGGGGGCG GTATGTGGAGTTCAATTTGGTTTATGACAGAGGTACAAAATTTGGCCTTGCAACACCAGGATCAAGAATTGAAAGCATTCTTATGTCTTTGCCACTGACTGCAAG gtGGGAATACATGCACACCCCGCCAGAGAAttcaagagaagcagaaatccTGGAAGTCCTGCGCAATCCAAAAGACTGGGTGCACTGA